Below is a window of Haloterrigena alkaliphila DNA.
AGTCGGTTCCGACTTCGCTCGGAGTGGTCGCCGGGGTCCTCGTAGTCGAGAATGTACATCCAGTTGACCCCGTCGTCGAGCTGGTTCTCCGAGCTACAGGCCTGTACACAGGAGAGACAGCCGTCACAGCGCTCGAGGTCGAGCACCATCCCCCACTGGGTGCCGTCGTCCGTCTCCGTCTCGGTGTGTGGGCCTGCGCCCCCTTCCTCGGCGAGCGAGGGCTGGTCGACGGTCCCCCAGGCGCCGAGTCCGACGGCGGTCGCGCCGACCCCCATCTTCTTCATGGCGTCGCGGCGACTCTCCTCGCCGTCGCCGTCGAAGGCCTCGAGCATCCGCGTCATCGTGCCCTTCTTCTCCTGCTGGGCCTGCTCGTAGGCGGCTTCGGTCGGGCGCTGATCCTCGCCGAACTCCTCCATCACGTCGTCGTGATACTTCTCGTGGAATTCGGCCTCGGAGAGCTCGCCCTTGGTGACCCGCATCGCGTCCTGGGCCATCTGCATCCCGAGATCGGTATCGTACTCGGTATCGTCGAGCATCTCCTCGAGTTCCCCCTCCCACTCGTTACCGAGCGGGTGGAACGATTCGTCGTCCGTGCTCATTCGGAACGAACACCTCCGGACGAGAATCCGGATGATGCGAAGTAATTACACGCCGACACGCAGTTGAATACGGTCATATATGGATCCTCTACACCGGACTCACAACTAGATAAGGTTGAAGTATACAGCCGATTTCCACGGCGTGAGAATCGGTGCGAATATGTTCGCCTATATAAGTTGGATTGTACTATCCCTCCCCGTCAATTGCTGGCACAGGCTATCGAATAACAGTACAGAGGGGTAGCAGGTACCTCCGCTCCCGTCGCCGACAACTCCGAGGGAGTTTCTCGACCGGCACGAATCGGATCGGAAGCGGGAGCCGGCAGGTTCGACCTTCGGCCGCCTGACCGGGTACGATGTCACGAGAGGGGGCCGAATATATTCGGCTCAACCGCCACGGTCTGCCGAGACGAACGACTGATCGTATGAGCGACACCGACCGATCCCTGATACCGACGGAACTCCAGCGGCTCGCGGACCTCGAGGCGACGCCTCACGCGCAGGTGTTCGACGAACCGAAGACGGTCCGCCTCCGACTCGAGGCCGGCGAGGGCGTCCCGGCCCATCGCCATCCCGGCCGGGAAATCGTCTGTCACGTGCTCGAGGGACGGCTCACGATCGCGCTCGGCGACGACGAACGCGAGGTCGCCGCGGGAGAGGTCGTCAGGTTCGACGGCGAGCAAGAGATCGCACCAACGGCTCAGGTCGACTCGACGGCGTTGCTCGTTCTCGCGCCGCGAGCGGACTGATCAGTTCGTCGCGAGTTGCTCCTCGAGGGACTCCTCGTCGTCGACGTTCGGCAGATCCTCGACGAACCGCTTGATGATCGCCTCCTCGGCCCGGTGGAGCGTCTCGCTGCAGGTCGACTTCGCGATGTCCAGTTGCCCGGCGAGCTCCGTCAGCGAACACCGTCGCGGCGTGTCGTAGTAGCCTTCCCGCACCGCGGCGACGACGACCTCGAGTTGGCGCTCCGAGAGCAACTGGCTCTCGTGGAGGCGCTCGCGGACGTGTTCGATCCGGTACTGGAGGCCGAAGTTCTCGAGTTGTTCGGCGAGTTGGGCGAGGCGGTCCCGGGATCCGGTCACCTCGATCGTCGCCTCGCCGTCGACGATTTCGACGGGGAGTTCGATCGGCATCCCCGATTCCCGGGAGGAGAACAACAACAGCGGCGCCGTCGTCTCGAAGTGGACGGTCACCTCGTTCTCGCTGTACTGGGCGAGCGAGAGTTCGGTGATCTGGGCGTGGTCGCGCATCTCCTCGACCACGTCCGCGACGTCGGGGCCGGTGATCCGGACCAGCGCGAACCCGGTTTCGGATCCGGGGACGGCCGCGAGCACCCGGAAGGTGGCCGAGGGGTACGCCGTCGACAGCTGTTGAATCCAGATCTCTTCCGGCATCGTGATTGTGAGTGTCGCCTGAGCCATACGAACGTGTTCCGTTCGACTGCTTATACCCGTGCCGTCGAATATATTCGCGGTCGTTCCCACCGGCTGGGAAGACGAGCGTCGTCGAACACGTTCGCCCGAACGGCCACCTCCGTTCGCCGCTATCGTTCGGGCATGGCACCGGAACACTCCGCTGTCGACGCCACGCTCGACGTTCGCGAGATCGACGGCCCGCCGTTCGAGGACATCGTCGCCGCGCTCGAGGAACTCCCGGCCGACGACCGTCTGCGCCTGATCGTCCCGTTCGAACCGGTCCCCCTCTACGCGGAACTCGACGAGCGCGGATTCACCCACGAGTCCGAGCAGCGCGACGGGCTCTGGTACGTCCACATCGAACACGCCTAGACGGTCCGGGCCGACGGCCGGGCTCGAGCCGAACAGGTTCGGACGAATACCCTTGCGCCCTCGCGATTCAGATCCACGTGCATGACACGACTCGACGTCAGGGACATCCCGCCGGTTGATCGTCATCCGACCATCCACGACGCGTTCGACGATCTCGAGCCCGGCGAGACGCTGACCATCGTCAACGATCACGAACCGAAGCCGCTGTTCTACGAGTTCCAGGCGGAGGTCGAGACGTTCGACGCCGACAGCTACGAAGTCGAACGCGTCGCGCCCGACGAGTTCGTCGCACAGTTTCCGAAGACGGAGGCGTAGTCGCCCCGGTACCGCGCGAATCACCCACCCACCTGCTTCCACCGCGCGCTTTTTCTGCCGACGCTGCTCCCATTTGATACCACTCGCGTTCTACACCGTTCATCGACGCTCAACGGGGCGAACATGTACGGGGCGAAACCGAGGTATCGACGCCGCCTTTCCTCGCGTATGCAATCGTACGATACCGTCGTCGACCGTACCGATGCCCCGGGCGATCGACCGCGGGAGTTCGTCGACGTCCACTCGCTGGGGCCGCCCGAACCGCTCGTGACGACCCTCGAGACGCTCGCCGACCTCCCCGACAAGACGGTGCTGGTCCAGCGCAACGACCGGGTTCCGCAGTTCCTCTACCCGAAACTCGAGGATCGCGGCTACGACTACGAGACCGTCGAACGGGACGACGAGGTCGTGACCGTCATCTGGCGACCGTAACCGATCACCGGTCGCGCTCGAACGCCTCGAGGAGCAGTTCCGAGAGTCGTTCGGGCCGTTCGTGTTGCACCCAGTGACTCGTCTCCGGAAGGAGCTCGAGCCGACTGGTCTCGCAGCGCTGGTCGCTGTCGATCGCCAGCGGCGTCGTCAGCGCGGCGTCGTCCTCGCCCCAGACGATCAGCGTCGGCGCGTCGACCCGCTCGCGCGGCGGCGACGGCGGGTGGCGGCCGGCAGCCCGATACCAGTCGAGCATGCCGGTCAGCGCGCCGTCACGTCCCCAGGCCCGGCGGTATCGCTCCAGTTCGGCGTCGGTGAACGTCCCCGGCGCGGCCGTTTCTCGAAGCGTTCGCTCGAGCAACCGATAGTCGCTCGCCCGGATGGCGAACTCGGGCACCCACGGAAGTTGAAAGTACAGCGCGTACCAACTCCGTCGAAGCTGCTCGGGGTTCGCGAGGAGGTGCTGGCGGTAGACGGTCGGATGCGGAGCGTTGACGATCGCGAGCCGATCGACCGCGCTCGGGTGCCGGAGCGCGAGGTCCCAGGCCACGAGGCCGCCCCAATCGTGGCCGACGACGCGGGCGTCGCCACCACCCTCGCTCGCGACGAGGTCGGCGACGTCCCGCGAGCACTCGTGGAGTCGGTACGAGCGGACGTCGCCGGGCTTCTCGCTCAGGTTGTAGCCGCGCTGATCGGGGACGAGCACGCGGTAGCCGGCGTCGACGAGCGGTCCGATCTGGTGGCGCCAGCCGTACCAGTACTCGGGAAAGCCGTGGAGCAGGACGACCAGCGGGTCCGCCTCGTCACCGGCGACGACCGCGTGCAGTCGGATCCCGTTGACGCGTCGAACGATCGATTCGGTCTCGACCGACGAGAGGTGTCTCGGGGTCGTCTCGAGGCCGGCGGCGGATCCTGCACACATACGCGATCCGACGAGGAAGCGAGTGATACCGGTTGGGGTCATTTCGCCTGGGCGCGAGTCCCCGCGAGCGAACGGGAGACGATGACTCGAAGCCGATCGACGTTCGCGAGTATTTCACTACTCGGGATCGAATGAGATCGGCGGCGTCCTGATCGTCGCCGGGCTGGGGCAACCGTACGTCGTCGCGGCTATCTCGCGATCGGATCCCGGGTCACGTCCAGACGCGCAGGCACTCGCTCGAGCAGAAGTGCAGGTCGACCTGCGTCGACGGTTCGTCCGCGACGTGGGTCGTCAGGGTGTACGCGACCTCGTCGGACTGGCAGTTGTCGCAGTGCATGTGAGACAGATTGTTAGAGACGATATTCAGTATATAGCGATTATAATCGGTTCGTTCCGGTTAGTGTCGAAATAACTCGAACCAATCCGGTATTGACGGCGAACGCGATCACCGGTGAGTCGTGCGATCTGATCGGACACCCGCTCGATCTCGTGACGGACGGTGTGGTCGCGGGGCGTCAGTTCCGGACGCGGTCGCAGCAGAGGAGTCCCGACGAGGCGGATGCAGCGCCGGATCGTCGGTTGCGGTACATCCGTTACGGGGCGGGCGGCCGGCACCGGGCCGCTGCAACACCGGCGTTCCCGTATCGAAACCCTTACTCTCCGGAGGCCGGTGCGAACAGGTATGAGCGACGACGCCGTGAGTCCCGAGGAGGTCCGCCACGTCGCGGAGCTGGCTCGCGTCGACCTCGCGGACGACGAGGTCGACCGGTTCACCGAGCAGTTCAGGGACATCCTCGAGTACTTCGAGACGCTGGACGAGGTGCCCGAAGTCGACCGCGAGGCCGACCTGACGAACGTGATGCGGCCCGACGAGGACCGCGACTCCCTCGACCGGGAGGCCGCACTCGAGAACGCGTCGGAGACCGAGGACGGCTACTTCAAGGGGCCGAACGTTTCCTGATCATGTCGGCAAACATCTTCATCACGGAGGAACGCATCGAGGGTGCGGACGACGGCCCGCTGTCGGGGACGACCGTCGCCGTCAAGGACAACATCTCGACCGAGGGCGTCCGGACGACCTGCGGCTCGAAGATGCTCGCGGAGTACGTCCCGCCCTACGACGCGACGGTCGTCGAACGCCTGAAAGCGGCGGGCGCGACCATCGTCGGCAAGGCCAACATGGACGAGTTCGGCATGGGGACCACGACGGAAACCTCCCACTTCGGCTCGACGGACAACCCGGCGGCACCGGGCCACGTCCCCGGCGGCTCCTCCGGGGGCTCCGCCGCTGCCGTCGCCGCCGGCGAGGCCGACCTGGCGCTGGGCTCGGACACCGGCGGCTCGGTCCGCTGTCCCGCCGCCTTCTGCGGCGTCGTGGGAATCAAGCCCACCTACGGACTGGTTTCGCGGTACGGGCTCGTCGCCTACGCGAACAGCCTCGAGCAGATCGGCCCCTTCGGCGAGACCGTCGAGGACGCCGCGCAGTTGCTCGACGTCATCGCCGGCGAAGACGACAGAGACGCGACGACCCGCGAGACGCCCCTTGCGGACGATGCGAGCTACGCCGACGCCGCCACCGGCAGCGTCAACGACCTGCAGATCGGCGTCCCGACGGAACTGCTCGAGGGCGCCGACGAGGGGGTCGTCGAGACGTTCTGGGACGCCATCGGCGAACTCGAGGATCGGGGCGCCGAGTACCACGAGGTCTCCCTGCCGTCGGTCGAACACGCCGTCGAGGCCTACTACGTGATCGCGATGTCGGAGGCCTCCTCCAATCTCGCGCGGTTCGACGGGGTTCGCTACGGGCACTCGAGCGACGCCGAGGGGAACTGGAACGAGACCTTCGCCCAGACCCGCAAGGAAGGGTTCGGCGACGAGGTCAAGCGCCGGATCCTGCTGGGCACCTACGCCCTCTCGGCGGGCTACCACGACAAGTACTACAAGAAGGCCCAGGACGCTCGCGCGTGGGTCAAGCAGGACTTCGACGAGGCGCTCTCCGAGGCCGACGTGCTCGCCAGCCCGACGATGCCGGTTCCGCCGTTCGAACTCGGCGAGAGCCTCGACGACCCGCTCCAGATGTACCTCGCGGACGCGAACACCGTCCCGATCAATCTGGCCGACCTGCCGGCCATCTCGGTGCCCGCCGGCGAAACCGACGGACTCCCGGTCGGACTCCAGCTCGTCGGTCCCGCGTTCGGCGAGGAGCGACTGATCCGCGCCGCGAGCGCGCTCGCCTGACGCGCTCGGACCCGCAGGTCGCGGCTCACGACTCGATTCGGAAGATAGGTTTTTATACTGATTTTGCGAACGGTACAGACAACGAATCGTTCGTCTGGTGACTGCTCAATGAAGCTTACGCAAGATCAAGAGGTTCAATTCGACGAGTTCTCGCGGGCGTGCGACCTCGTCGAGGGGTACTTCGGGGAGACGATCGACGACGTGGCGCTGCACGCGTCGGTGTCCCGGCGACAGCTGGTGGCCGTCCTCGCCCGGGCACAGCTCTCGGGACGCCAGTTCGCGATCGAGGGATTGACCGAGGAGGGAGACGTCGTCTACCAGTCCAACGACGAGACGTTGCTCTGGCTCGACGGCGGGTTCTGGACCGACATGCGGGGCCGCCACCACCTCGAGCCCGACGAGGGCCGGGCCGCGCGGGAAGTCCACCGACGGCTGATCGAAGCCATCGACGGCGACGTGCCCTACTACAATCGCGAACGCGATCCGTTCGTCCTCATCGAGCGATTCGACCCCTACGAGTAGCGTTCCTCCGAGTGATTTTCGACGCTGTTTCCGCTCGCCACAGCTCACTGACCAGTGGTGACAGTCTCCGGCAAAAACGGACCGCGCTCGAGGCGGTCGCAGCCGCTCACTCCTCGTAGGCGAGGTTCATGATCCACTGCGAGAAGGCGTCGCTGTTGGGATCGACCTCCTCCTCGCCGATGAACGGCGAGAGCATGTCGCCGGCCATCAGGAGCCGGAACTCGAGATCGCGGGCGGTCGGCGCGATGTAGTAGGTGTTGTGTCCGTCGTAAACCGTCTCCTCCCGATCGACCAGTTCCTTCTCGACGAGCGACTCGACGATCCGACTGCCCTTGCGCGAGGAAACGCCCAGTTCCTTCCAGAAGTCGCTCTGGTGGATGCCGCCGGTCTCGCGGACGAGTTCGAGGCCCGCTCGCTCGTCCTCGGAGAGTTCCGCTTCGGCCGTCGGCACGCTCACGGTGACCACCTCTCCGTACTCGTCGCTAGGGGCAGGAGTGCGTCCATGTGCGTACAAGATGGAGCGAGGCGCTTAAACCTGCCCTTCGACGTCGAACTCGCCGTCTCCGGCGGCGTCCGAGATCGACGCCGCGTCATCCTCGAGCGCCACGCGCTCGTACGACGTCGTACAGGGCGGTCCCGGTGCGAACTCGTAACGCGCCCCGTCGGCCCCGAGCGCGATCAGCGACGACGAGCGCGTCCCGAATCCGTCCTGGTGGATACAGACGCCGTACTCGTGGTTCCCGAGGACGCTGCCGGCGCGCTCGAGCCAGACGTCGACCGATTCGCCGGCCGCGACCGACAGCGCCTCGCGGACCGCGCTGGCGTTGTCGGCCTGCTGGCGACCCGCCTCCCGTCGGAACGCGGGAACGTCGACCGTCTCGTCGACGGCGACGTTCACCACGACGTGGACTCCGGGGTCGAAGTCGACGCGCTCGAGGTCGCCGTCCCACAGGTAGCAGGACGCTTCCGACGCGTCGGCGAGCACGAGGTAGAAGCCGTCGTACTCGTCGGTGGCGACCGCGTCCGCGAGGATCGATCCGGCTTCGGCGGCGGACTCGGCCTCGAGAACGTCCGCGACGAGCAGGCCGCGCGACCGCTCCGCGGCGAGGTCGGCGTCGGTCCACTTGTTCGTGATCCCCGCGAAGACGCCGTGTTCGTTGTAGCCGATCCACGTGCCGCCGGCTTCGGCGTCCCGCGGCGCGACGATCAGCGGCTCCTCGCGGTAGACGCCCGGCGGCCGGGAGTCCCGGCCGACCGCCTCGTCGCGGTTGGCGGCGACCGCGACCGGCGCGTCGTCGAAGACCTGCCAGGCGAGGGTCAGTGTACACACGACCGCCGATAGGTGACGAAGCGACTTAACTCCGGGTTCGGCGGCAGTCTCGAGGGGACGCGTAAGCGGTCGAGAAGCGCCACAACTGGAGGGCTCGAGTCAGAACAGAGTAGGTCAGATCAGGTCAGGCCAAGTCTGATCAAGTCAGACCGATCCCGTTCTCGAGCAACCGTTGCCGAACCGCCTCCCGGTCGACGGTTCCAGATGCAGTCCGAGGCAGCGCGTCGGCGACGCCGATCGTCTTCGGCCGCTTGAAGCCGGCCAGCCGGTCGTCGCAGTGGGCGAGCAACGCCTCGAGATCGATCGACTCGGTCGCAACGTCGGCGTCGATGTCGCCCCCCTCGGGGACGACCAGCGCGGCCACGCGCTCGCCCCACTCGGGATCCTCGAGGCCGACGACCGCCGCCTCCTCGACGCCCGGGTAGTTCCGCAGGGTCTCGAGCACCTCGCCGGGGTCGACGTTCTCGCCGCCGGTGACGATCCGGTCGCTCCGGCGATTGAGGATCCACAGCCGGCCGCCGTCGTCCCGGTAGCCGATATCGCCGGTGTGCAGTCCGCGCTCGCCGAACGCGGCCTCGGTCGCCACCTCCGAGAGGTAGCCCGGCGTCACCGTCGGTCCGGAGACGACGAGTTCGCCGGCCTCGCCGGTCGGGACGGGGTCACCGGACTCGTCGACGACCGTCACGTCGGTCGATACGAGGGGGCGACCGACGGTCCCCTCGTACCGGGCCGTCTCGTCGGGCATCGCGGTCGCGATCTGCGAGGCGGTCTCGGTCATCCCGTAGGTCGGGGAGACCGGCACGCCGGCCTCGCGACAGCGCTCGAGCAGTTCGGTCGTCGCGGGCGCGCCGCCCAGCAGGACGAACCGCAGCGAGTCCGGCGGCGACCAGCCGGCGTCGAGCAGCCGCTTGCACATCGTCGGGACGAGCGAGACGCCCGTAATGTCGTACTCCTCAATCACGTGAGCGGTCGACTCCGGATCGAACGAGCGCTGAATCACGACCGTCGTTCCGTACAGCGTCGAGCGAACGACCGGCGCCAGCCCGCCCATGTGGTACATCGGGAGACAGCAGAGCCACCGGTCGTCGGGCGTCACCCCCAGTCGAAACGCCGAGGCGGTGGCGCTCGAGACGAGGTTACCGACGGTCAGGCGAACGATTTTCGGCTCGCCCGAGGTACCCGAGGTGAACATGAGCAGGTGCGTCTGGTCGCGCTCGAGG
It encodes the following:
- a CDS encoding NRDE family protein, with amino-acid sequence MCTLTLAWQVFDDAPVAVAANRDEAVGRDSRPPGVYREEPLIVAPRDAEAGGTWIGYNEHGVFAGITNKWTDADLAAERSRGLLVADVLEAESAAEAGSILADAVATDEYDGFYLVLADASEASCYLWDGDLERVDFDPGVHVVVNVAVDETVDVPAFRREAGRQQADNASAVREALSVAAGESVDVWLERAGSVLGNHEYGVCIHQDGFGTRSSSLIALGADGARYEFAPGPPCTTSYERVALEDDAASISDAAGDGEFDVEGQV
- a CDS encoding alpha/beta fold hydrolase; the encoded protein is MCAGSAAGLETTPRHLSSVETESIVRRVNGIRLHAVVAGDEADPLVVLLHGFPEYWYGWRHQIGPLVDAGYRVLVPDQRGYNLSEKPGDVRSYRLHECSRDVADLVASEGGGDARVVGHDWGGLVAWDLALRHPSAVDRLAIVNAPHPTVYRQHLLANPEQLRRSWYALYFQLPWVPEFAIRASDYRLLERTLRETAAPGTFTDAELERYRRAWGRDGALTGMLDWYRAAGRHPPSPPRERVDAPTLIVWGEDDAALTTPLAIDSDQRCETSRLELLPETSHWVQHERPERLSELLLEAFERDR
- a CDS encoding helix-turn-helix domain-containing protein, with the translated sequence MAQATLTITMPEEIWIQQLSTAYPSATFRVLAAVPGSETGFALVRITGPDVADVVEEMRDHAQITELSLAQYSENEVTVHFETTAPLLLFSSRESGMPIELPVEIVDGEATIEVTGSRDRLAQLAEQLENFGLQYRIEHVRERLHESQLLSERQLEVVVAAVREGYYDTPRRCSLTELAGQLDIAKSTCSETLHRAEEAIIKRFVEDLPNVDDEESLEEQLATN
- a CDS encoding helix-turn-helix transcriptional regulator, whose protein sequence is MSVPTAEAELSEDERAGLELVRETGGIHQSDFWKELGVSSRKGSRIVESLVEKELVDREETVYDGHNTYYIAPTARDLEFRLLMAGDMLSPFIGEEEVDPNSDAFSQWIMNLAYEE
- a CDS encoding cupin domain-containing protein, with protein sequence MSDTDRSLIPTELQRLADLEATPHAQVFDEPKTVRLRLEAGEGVPAHRHPGREIVCHVLEGRLTIALGDDEREVAAGEVVRFDGEQEIAPTAQVDSTALLVLAPRAD
- the gatA gene encoding Asp-tRNA(Asn)/Glu-tRNA(Gln) amidotransferase subunit GatA — its product is MSANIFITEERIEGADDGPLSGTTVAVKDNISTEGVRTTCGSKMLAEYVPPYDATVVERLKAAGATIVGKANMDEFGMGTTTETSHFGSTDNPAAPGHVPGGSSGGSAAAVAAGEADLALGSDTGGSVRCPAAFCGVVGIKPTYGLVSRYGLVAYANSLEQIGPFGETVEDAAQLLDVIAGEDDRDATTRETPLADDASYADAATGSVNDLQIGVPTELLEGADEGVVETFWDAIGELEDRGAEYHEVSLPSVEHAVEAYYVIAMSEASSNLARFDGVRYGHSSDAEGNWNETFAQTRKEGFGDEVKRRILLGTYALSAGYHDKYYKKAQDARAWVKQDFDEALSEADVLASPTMPVPPFELGESLDDPLQMYLADANTVPINLADLPAISVPAGETDGLPVGLQLVGPAFGEERLIRAASALA
- a CDS encoding DUF2249 domain-containing protein, with the protein product MAPEHSAVDATLDVREIDGPPFEDIVAALEELPADDRLRLIVPFEPVPLYAELDERGFTHESEQRDGLWYVHIEHA
- a CDS encoding DUF2249 domain-containing protein; protein product: MQSYDTVVDRTDAPGDRPREFVDVHSLGPPEPLVTTLETLADLPDKTVLVQRNDRVPQFLYPKLEDRGYDYETVERDDEVVTVIWRP
- the gatC gene encoding Asp-tRNA(Asn)/Glu-tRNA(Gln) amidotransferase subunit GatC, which produces MSDDAVSPEEVRHVAELARVDLADDEVDRFTEQFRDILEYFETLDEVPEVDREADLTNVMRPDEDRDSLDREAALENASETEDGYFKGPNVS
- a CDS encoding DUF2249 domain-containing protein, with translation MTRLDVRDIPPVDRHPTIHDAFDDLEPGETLTIVNDHEPKPLFYEFQAEVETFDADSYEVERVAPDEFVAQFPKTEA
- a CDS encoding class I adenylate-forming enzyme family protein, which gives rise to MSRGPVEWPTRDLLAHRASTTPDATAVIDADADESWTYVEFDARIDAVTERLEEVVYGPDDRLGVLLDTRVAFAEIYFAAMRRGVTVVPLNVRETAAELESKVRRTDLDALVCESETEGLAVDVADCPVVSVDEPGREGVDSLRPDPERTAGANVDPVPLERDQTHLLMFTSGTSGEPKIVRLTVGNLVSSATASAFRLGVTPDDRWLCCLPMYHMGGLAPVVRSTLYGTTVVIQRSFDPESTAHVIEEYDITGVSLVPTMCKRLLDAGWSPPDSLRFVLLGGAPATTELLERCREAGVPVSPTYGMTETASQIATAMPDETARYEGTVGRPLVSTDVTVVDESGDPVPTGEAGELVVSGPTVTPGYLSEVATEAAFGERGLHTGDIGYRDDGGRLWILNRRSDRIVTGGENVDPGEVLETLRNYPGVEEAAVVGLEDPEWGERVAALVVPEGGDIDADVATESIDLEALLAHCDDRLAGFKRPKTIGVADALPRTASGTVDREAVRQRLLENGIGLT